A genomic window from Cinclus cinclus chromosome 5, bCinCin1.1, whole genome shotgun sequence includes:
- the SLC25A4 gene encoding ADP/ATP translocase 1: protein MGDQALSFVKDFLAGGIAAAVSKTAVAPIERVKLLLQVQHASKQITADKQYKGIVDCIVRIPKEQGIASFWRGNLANVIRYFPTQALNFAFKDKYKQIFLGGVDRHKQFWRYFAGNLASGGAAGATSLCFVYPLDFARTRLAADVGKGATEREFSGLGDCIVKIFKSDGLRGLYQGFSVSVQGIIIYRAAYFGVYDTAKGMLPDPKNVHIVVSWMIAQSVTAVAGLVSYPFDTVRRRMMMQSGRKGADIMYKGTIDCWRKIAKDEGSKAFFKGAWSNVLRGMGGAFVLVLYDEIKKYV from the exons ATGGGTGACCAAGCGCTCAGCTTCGTCAAGGACTTTCTGGCCGGCGGGATCGCCGCCGCCGTCTCCAAGACGGCTGTCGCCCCCATCGAGAGAGTGAagttgctgctgcag gTCCAGCATGCCAGCAAACAGATCACGGCCGATAAGCAGTACAAGGGCATCGTGGACTGCATAGTCCGCATCCCCAAGGAGCAGGGCATCGCCTCCTTCTGGAGAGGCAACTTGGCCAATGTCATCCGGTACTTCCCCACCCAGGCCCTTAACTTCGCCTTCAAGGACAAGTACAAGCAGATCTTCCTGGGCGGAGTGGACAGGCACAAGCAGTTCTGGCGCTACTTCGCAGGGAACCTTGCGTCCGGGGGTGCCGCAGGAGCCACCTCCCTCTGCTTCGTCTACCCGCTGGATTTCGCCAGGACCCGGCTGGCGGCTGATGTGGGCAAAGGAGCCACTGAGAGGGAGTTCTCTGGCCTGGGCGACTGCATTGTCAAGATCTTTAAGTCTGATGGCTTGAGGGGCCTGTACCAAGGATTTAGTGTGTCTGTCCAGGGCATCATCATCTACAGAGCAGCCTATTTTGGGGTATACGACACGGCCAAGG GTATGTTGCCTGATCCAAAGAATGTGCACATCGTAGTGAGCTGGATGATTGCCCAGAGCGTCACTGCAGTGGCAGGGCTGGTTTCTTATCCTTTTGATACTGTGCGACGTAGGATGATGATGCAGTCTGGCCGAAAGGGAG CTGATATTATGTATAAGGGCACAATTGATTGCTGGAGGAAGATAGCTAAAGATGAAGGCTCCAAAGCGTTCTTCAAAGGTGCCTGGTCGAATGTGTTGAGAGGCATGGGCGGAGCTTTTGTATTAGTACTTTATGATGAAATCAAGAAGTATGTCTAA